Proteins encoded in a region of the Zea mays cultivar B73 chromosome 4, Zm-B73-REFERENCE-NAM-5.0, whole genome shotgun sequence genome:
- the LOC100217069 gene encoding Nascent polypeptide-associated complex subunit alpha-like protein 1-like, which yields MTAQAAEELAAQIEQQKLEEQKTEAEEVVVEEDDEDDEDDDDDDKDDDELDGQEGDGSGKSKQSRSEKKSRKAMLKLGMKPITGVSRVTVKKSKNMLFVISKPDVFKSPNSDTYVIFGEAKIEDLSSQLQTQAAEQFKAPDLSQMIPKPETSGLGLEDNEEEEVDETGVEAKDVELVMTQASVSRPRAVKALKASNGDIVTAIMELTT from the exons ATGACGGCGCAGGCTGCGGAGGAGCTCGCCGCCCAGATCGAGCAGCAGAAGCTCGAGGAGCAGAAGACCGAG GCAGAAGAGGTTGTGGTGGAGgaggatgacgaggatgatgaggatgacgatgatgatgacaagGATGATGATGAACTGGATG GACAAGAAGGGGATGGGAGTGGCAAGTCGAAGCAAAGCAGGAGTGAGAAGAAGAGCCGCAAGGCCATGCTGAAGCTTGGCATGAAGCCCATCACTGGTGTCAGCCGGGTCACTGTGAAGAAAAGCAAGAAT ATGCTTTTTGTCATCTCGAAGCCAGATGTGTTCAAGAGCCCAAACTCGGACACCTATGTCATATTCGGCGAGGCGAAGATCGAGGACCTCAGCTCCCAGCTGCAGACCCAAGCTGCAGAGCAGTTCAAGGCTCCTGACCTGAGCCAAATGATCCCGAAGCCTGAGACATCTGGCCTGGGCCTGGAGGACAACGAGGAGGAGGAGGTTGACGAAACTGGTGTCGAGGCCAAGGATGTCGAGCTGGTGATGACTCAGGCATCTGTTTCGAGGCCCAGGGCGGTCAAGGCCCTCAAAGCTTCTAATGGAGACATCGTCACCGCCATTATGGAGCTGACTACTTAG
- the LOC100279749 gene encoding uncharacterized LOC100279749 (The RefSeq protein has 1 substitution compared to this genomic sequence), which produces MAEVGSRVRGFLRNRWLVFVAAMWMQSCAGVGYLFGSLSPVIKASLGYNQRQVAGLGVAKDLGDSVGFLAGTLCAVLPLWAALLVGAAQNLVGYGWVWLAVTRRVPVPPLWAMCILIFIGNNGETYFNTAALVSCVQNFPKSRGPIVGILKGFAGLSGAILTQIYAIVHSPDDAALIFMVAVGPTMVVIALMFIVRPVGGHRQVRPSDSTSFTFVYSVCLLLASYLMGVMLLEDLVDLSQSVTVVLTVILIMFLLVPIVIPVLLSFFSDDDETLYALLLPSPRKEEASASTSSEEQHEVILSEVEDEKPKDVDLLPASERQRRIAELQTRLFQAAAVGAVRVKRRKGPRRGEDFTLMQALIKADFWLLFFSLLLGSGSGLTVIDNLGQMSQSLGYEETHIFVSMISIWNFLGRIGGGYFSEIIVKDYAYPRAIALAIAQVLMAIGHFNFAMAWPGTMYIGTLLVGVGYGAHWAIVPAAASELFGVKNFGALYNFLTVANPAGSLVFSGVIASGIYDSEAAKQAQQRHNSTSLAMSGRVAGMVSGAAPSLKCEGAVCFFLSSLIMSGFCIIAFGLSLILVYRTKIVYTSLYGKPRT; this is translated from the exons ATGGCGGAGGTGGGGAGCCGGGTGCGCGGGTTCCTGCGGAACCGGTGGCTGGTGTTCGTGGCGGCGATGTGGATGCAGTCGTGCGCCGGGGTCGGCTACCTCTTCGGCAGCCTCTCGCCGGTTATCAAGGCCTCGCTCGGCTACAACCAGCGCCAGGTCGCCGGGCTCGGCGTCGCCAAGGACCTCGGCGACAGCGTCGGCTTCCTCGCCGGCACGCTCTGCGCCGTGCTCCCGCTCTGGGCCGCGCTCCTCGTCGGCGCCGCGCAGAACCTCGTCGGCTACGGCTGGGTCTGGCTCGCCGTCACGCGCCGCGTCCCCGTGCCCCCGCTCTGGGCG ATGTGCATTCTAATCTTCATTGGTAACAATGGGGAGACATACTTCAACACTGCCGCACTTGTCTCGTGTGTTCAAAACTTCCCCAAGAGCCGTGGACCAATTGTTGGCATCCTCAAAGGATTCGCTGGATTAAGTGGTGCAATTCTAACGCAGATTTATGCAATTGTACACTCTCCTGATGATGCTGCACTGATTTTCATGGTTGCAGTTGGCCCAACAATGGTTGTTATAGCTTTAATGTTCATTGTAAGACCTGTTGGAGGCCACAGACAAGTGCGACCTTCTGATGGCACAAGTTTCACATTTGTATACAGTGTCTGCTTGCTGTTAGCCTCTTATCTTATGGGCGTCATGTTATTGGAAGACCTTGTTGACTTAAGCCAGTCAGTGACTGTCGTGTTGACCGTGATTCTAATCATGTTTCTATTAGTTCCAATAGTCATTCCAGTTCTACTCAGCTTCTTTTCGGATGATGACGAGACTTTGTATGCACTATTGTTGCCATCACCTCGGAAAGAAGAAGCAAGTGCATCAACATCTTCTGAGGAGCAACATGAGGTTATACTCAGCGAGGTGGAGGATGAAAAGCCAAAGGATGTTGATTTACTTCCAGCCTCAGAGAGGCAAAGAAGGATAGCAGAATTGCAGACAAGGTTATTTCAGGCAGCTGCTGTTGGTGCTGTCAGGGTTAAGAGGAGGAAAGGTCCACGGAGAGGAGAGGATTTCACACTGATGCAAGCGCTCATCAAGGCTGATTTCTGGCTTCTATTTTTCTCCCTTCTGCTGGGCTCTGGATCTGGTCTCACTGTGATTGATAATCTTGGGCAAATGAGCCAGTCATTGGGTTACGAGGAAACCCACATATTTGTGTCAATGATTAGCATCTGGAACTTTCTTGGACGTATTGGTGGAGGGTATTTCTCAGAGATTATTGTCAA AGATTACGCATATCCAAGGGCGATCGCATTAGCGATAGCTCAAGTCCTGATGGCGATCGGGCACTTCAACTTCGCGATGGCTTGGCCCGGGACAATGTACATCGGCACGCTGCTCGTCGGAGTAGGCTACGGCGCGCACTGGGCCATCGTGccagccgcagcctcggagctgTTCGGGGTGAAGAACTTCGGAGCGCTGTACAACTTCCTCACGGTCGCGAACCCAGCAGGCTCCCTGGTCTTCTCGGGGGTCATCGCGAGTGGCATCTACGACAGTGAAGCAGCGAAGCAGGCTCAGCAGCGCCACAACTCCACGTCGCTGGCGATGAGTGGCAGAGTGGCTGGCATGGTCTCTGGAGCCGCTCCGTCGTTGAAGTGCGAGGGCGCCGTCTGCTTCTTCCTCTCATCGCTGATCATGTCCGGGTTCTGCATCATCGCTTTTGGCTTGAGCTTGATCCTGGTCTACCGCACAAAGATCGTGTACACAAGTCTATACGGGAAACCGCGTACTTGA
- the LOC100279749 gene encoding uncharacterized isoform X1, translating to MSLQPQEMCILIFIGNNGETYFNTAALVSCVQNFPKSRGPIVGILKGFAGLSGAILTQIYAIVHSPDDAALIFMVAVGPTMVVIALMFIVRPVGGHRQVRPSDGTSFTFVYSVCLLLASYLMGVMLLEDLVDLSQSVTVVLTVILIMFLLVPIVIPVLLSFFSDDDETLYALLLPSPRKEEASASTSSEEQHEVILSEVEDEKPKDVDLLPASERQRRIAELQTRLFQAAAVGAVRVKRRKGPRRGEDFTLMQALIKADFWLLFFSLLLGSGSGLTVIDNLGQMSQSLGYEETHIFVSMISIWNFLGRIGGGYFSEIIVKDYAYPRAIALAIAQVLMAIGHFNFAMAWPGTMYIGTLLVGVGYGAHWAIVPAAASELFGVKNFGALYNFLTVANPAGSLVFSGVIASGIYDSEAAKQAQQRHNSTSLAMSGRVAGMVSGAAPSLKCEGAVCFFLSSLIMSGFCIIAFGLSLILVYRTKIVYTSLYGKPRT from the exons ATGTCACTGCAGCCACAAGAG ATGTGCATTCTAATCTTCATTGGTAACAATGGGGAGACATACTTCAACACTGCCGCACTTGTCTCGTGTGTTCAAAACTTCCCCAAGAGCCGTGGACCAATTGTTGGCATCCTCAAAGGATTCGCTGGATTAAGTGGTGCAATTCTAACGCAGATTTATGCAATTGTACACTCTCCTGATGATGCTGCACTGATTTTCATGGTTGCAGTTGGCCCAACAATGGTTGTTATAGCTTTAATGTTCATTGTAAGACCTGTTGGAGGCCACAGACAAGTGCGACCTTCTGATGGCACAAGTTTCACATTTGTATACAGTGTCTGCTTGCTGTTAGCCTCTTATCTTATGGGCGTCATGTTATTGGAAGACCTTGTTGACTTAAGCCAGTCAGTGACTGTCGTGTTGACCGTGATTCTAATCATGTTTCTATTAGTTCCAATAGTCATTCCAGTTCTACTCAGCTTCTTTTCGGATGATGACGAGACTTTGTATGCACTATTGTTGCCATCACCTCGGAAAGAAGAAGCAAGTGCATCAACATCTTCTGAGGAGCAACATGAGGTTATACTCAGCGAGGTGGAGGATGAAAAGCCAAAGGATGTTGATTTACTTCCAGCCTCAGAGAGGCAAAGAAGGATAGCAGAATTGCAGACAAGGTTATTTCAGGCAGCTGCTGTTGGTGCTGTCAGGGTTAAGAGGAGGAAAGGTCCACGGAGAGGAGAGGATTTCACACTGATGCAAGCGCTCATCAAGGCTGATTTCTGGCTTCTATTTTTCTCCCTTCTGCTGGGCTCTGGATCTGGTCTCACTGTGATTGATAATCTTGGGCAAATGAGCCAGTCATTGGGTTACGAGGAAACCCACATATTTGTGTCAATGATTAGCATCTGGAACTTTCTTGGACGTATTGGTGGAGGGTATTTCTCAGAGATTATTGTCAA AGATTACGCATATCCAAGGGCGATCGCATTAGCGATAGCTCAAGTCCTGATGGCGATCGGGCACTTCAACTTCGCGATGGCTTGGCCCGGGACAATGTACATCGGCACGCTGCTCGTCGGAGTAGGCTACGGCGCGCACTGGGCCATCGTGccagccgcagcctcggagctgTTCGGGGTGAAGAACTTCGGAGCGCTGTACAACTTCCTCACGGTCGCGAACCCAGCAGGCTCCCTGGTCTTCTCGGGGGTCATCGCGAGTGGCATCTACGACAGTGAAGCAGCGAAGCAGGCTCAGCAGCGCCACAACTCCACGTCGCTGGCGATGAGTGGCAGAGTGGCTGGCATGGTCTCTGGAGCCGCTCCGTCGTTGAAGTGCGAGGGCGCCGTCTGCTTCTTCCTCTCATCGCTGATCATGTCCGGGTTCTGCATCATCGCTTTTGGCTTGAGCTTGATCCTGGTCTACCGCACAAAGATCGTGTACACAAGTCTATACGGGAAACCGCGTACTTGA